One segment of Odocoileus virginianus isolate 20LAN1187 ecotype Illinois chromosome 32, Ovbor_1.2, whole genome shotgun sequence DNA contains the following:
- the CHRNB3 gene encoding neuronal acetylcholine receptor subunit beta-3, protein MLADFILVLSTLGVTHSAAAGFRSIAEEEDALLRHLFQGYQKWVRPVLHSNDTIKVYFGLKISQLVDVDEKNQLMTTNVWLKQEWTDHKLRWNPDEFGGIHSIKVPSESLWLPDIVLFENADGRFEGSLMTKAVVKSDGTVVWTPPASYKSSCTMDVTFFPFDRQNCSMKFGSWTYDGTMVDLVLTDENVDRKDFFDNGEWEILHAKGTAGGRRDGAYWYPFISYSFVLRRLPLFYTLFLIIPCLGLSFLTVLVFYLPSDEGEKLSLSTSVLVSLTVFLLVIEEIIPSSSKVIPLIGEYLLFIMVFVTLSIIVTVFVINVHHRSSATYHPMAPWVKRLFLQTLPKLLCMKDHVDRYALPGKEERKPAARGRVFERKKQKQMSDGEKVLIAFLEKATDSIRYISSHVKKEHFISQVVQDWKFAAQVLDRIFLWLFLIASVTGSVLIFTPALKMWLHSYH, encoded by the exons CCGCTGCGGGATTCAGGTCCATAGCCGAAGAAGAAGATGCACTGCTCAGACACTTATTCCAAGGTTACCAGAAATGGGTTCGCCCCGTCTTACACTCCAACGACACCATAAAAGTCTACTTTGGATTGAAAATCTCTCAGCTCGTGGATGTG gATGAAAAGAATCAGCTGATGACAACAAACGTGTGGCTCAAACAG GAATGGACAGACCACAAGTTACGCTGGAATCCGGATGAATTCGGTGGGATTCATTCGATTAAAGTTCCATCAGAATCTCTCTGGCTTCCTGACATAGTTCTCTTTGAAAA TGCGGACGGCCGGTTCGAAGGCTCGCTCATGACCAAGGCTGTGGTCAAATCGGACGGCACCGTGGTGTGGACGCCTCCGGCCAGCTACAAGAGCTCCTGCACCATGGACGTCACCTTCTTCCCGTTCGACCGGCAGAACTGCT CCATGAAGTTCGGATCCTGGACGTACGACGGGACCATGGTGGACCTCGTCCTCACAGACGAGAACGTGGACCGGAAGGACTTCTTCGACAACGGGGAGTGGGAGATCCTGCACGCCAAGGGCACGGCCGGGGGCCGGAGGGACGGCGCCTACTGGTACCCGTTCATCAGCTACTCCTTCGTGCTGCGCCGCCTGCCCTTGTTCTACACGCTCTTCCTCATCATCCCCTGCCTGGGGCTGTCCTTCCTGACCGTGCTGGTCTTTTACTTGCCTTCCGACGAGGGCGAGAAGCTCTCCTTATCCACCTCTGTCCTGGTGTCCCTGACGGTCTTCCTCCTGGTGATCGAGGAGATCATCCCGTCTTCCTCCAAGGTCATCCCGCTCATCGGGGAGTACCTCTTGTTCATCATGGTCTTCGTCACCCTGTCCATCATCGTCACCGTGTTTGTCATCAACGTCCACCACAGATCTTCCGCAACCTACCACCCCATGGCCCCCTGGGTTAAGCGGCTCTTTCTGCAAACCCTTCCTAAGTTACTCTGCATGAAGGACCACGTGGATCGCTACGCTCTCCCAGGTAAAGAGGAGAGGAAACCCGCCGCGAGAGGTCGAGTCTtcgaaagaaaaaaacaaaagcagatgagTGACGGAGAAAAAGTGCTGATTGCTTTCCTGGAAAAGGCGACGGATTCCATCAGATACATTTCCAGCCACGTGAAGAAGGAGCATTTCATCAGCCAG GTGGTGCAAGACTGGAAGTTCGCGGCTCAAGTTCTCGACCGGATCTTCCTGTGGCTCTTTCTGATCGCCTCCGTCACCGGCTCGGTCCTGATTTTCACCCCTGCTTTGAAGATGTGGCTACACAGTTACCATTAG